The following proteins come from a genomic window of Sebastes fasciatus isolate fSebFas1 chromosome 6, fSebFas1.pri, whole genome shotgun sequence:
- the LOC141769085 gene encoding solute carrier family 28 member 3-like isoform X1, whose amino-acid sequence MELDGIEKKSLKSLKDNKAFESEERDQIYIDVDSSAHVDSAADVADDDHKMTDEHKCLPKKILAFQGYLAERKDQIRLIIYLVLAAGFVAIVIAACVLNFHRAVGLLVIALVTVFFLFWDWLMERYGDWVWEELSPIRDLLSRNWFWIRCIMYVLLLVAVVCWLALDTAQRGTRQLVSFFGLLLLIFLMMLFSKHPFRWCWQTLLCGIGLQFLFGVLILRTTSGVRGFAWVGKQVETFLSYTDVGSKFVFGPNYKDHFFVFKVMPILIFLSSVISVLFHIGFMSWLVGKIGFLMRVAMGTSPAESMAAAGNIFLGLTESALLIRPYIRDLTLSEMHAVMTGGFASIAGSVLGAFISFGVDATHLLTATVMSAPGSLVVAKMFWPETETPSVTDSHIRKINHGDSKNLFDALSKGASCAVGLVASIVANILSFLAVLAFIDAVLSWLGGMLDCPQLSFSLICSYVLMPLSFMMGVSWEDSYIVAELIGKKTFINELVAYLQLSELINRRKAGGPEYVDNVKQYISVHSEAIATYALCGFSNIASLGITIGSLSSLAPDRRNDIASCAFRALIAGSVSSFMTACIAGMLYIPDLPCPHFLSTEFINTNVTSSSQLVTCCLQLYNSVTVYEPWNVTIGGGFNQSSLQRCCTLIHPTPFNCSLVL is encoded by the exons ATGGAGCTAGATGGAATAGAGAAGAAGAGTCTAAAAAGCTTGAAAGACAACAAGGCTTTTGAGTCAGAG gagCGGGATCAGATATACATTGATGTGGACAGTTCTGCTCATGTGGACAGTGCTGCCGATGTTGCAGACGATGATCACAAAATGACAGACGAACATAAATG CTTGCCaaagaagatactggcattccAGGGCTATTTGGCAGAGCGCAAAGACCAGATCCGCCTGATCATATACCTGGTTTTAGCAGCAG GCTTCGTTGCCATAGTGATAGCGGCATGTGTCCTGAACTTCCACCGGGCTGTCGGGCTGCTGGTCATCGCCTTGGTAACCGTATTCTTCCTGTTCTGGGATTGGCTGATGGAACGCTATGGCGACTGGGTGTGGGAGGAGCTCTCTCCTATCAGAGACCTTCTCAGCAGAAACTGGTTTTGGATCAGATG caTAATGTACGTGTTGCTGCTGGTGGCCGTGGTGTGCTGGCTGGCACTGGACACAGCCCAGCGAGGGACCAGACAGCTTGTGTCTTTCTTTGGTCTGCTGCTCCTCATCTTCTTAATGATGCTGTTCTCCAAACACCCATTCAGG TGGTGTTGGCAAACTTTGCTGTGCGGGATCGGGCTACAGTTTCTCTTTGGTGTGCTGATCCTCAGGACCACATCTGGCGTACGTGGATTTGCATGGGTTGGAAAACAAGtagag ACGTTTTTGTCATACACAGATGTTGGGTCTAAGTTTGTGTTTGGTCCCAATTATAAAGACCACTTCTTCGTCTTCAAG GTGATGccaatattgatttttttaagctCCGTCATCTCCGTCctcttccacattggcttcatgTCCTGGCTGGTTGGTAAG attggATTCTTAATGCGGGTTGCCATGGGAACATCTCCAGCAGAATCGATGGCTGCAGCTGGAAATATATTCTTGGGACTG acaGAATCAGCTCTCTTGATTCGTCCATACATCAGGGACCTAACTCTCTCTGAGATGCATGCTGTGATGACAGGAGGTTTTGCCAGCATCGCTGGTAGCGTTCTAGGAGCCTTTATCTCCTTTGGG GTTGATGCAACACACTTGTTGACAGCGACAGTGATGTCCGCTCCAGGCTCCCTGGTCGTCGCCAAGATGTTCTGGCCTGAAACAGAGACCCCCAGTGTAACAGACAGTCATATCCGCAAAATCAACCATGG AGACAGTAAGAACTTGTTTGATGCATTATCCAAAGGTGCATCTTGTGCTGTGGGTTTAGTGGCCAGCATAGTTGCCAACATTTTGTCCTTCCTGGCAGTGTTGGCTTTTATCGATGCTGTTCTCTCCTGGCTGGGCGGGATGTTGGACTGTCCGCAGCTCAGCTTCTCG CTCATCTGCTCTTACGTGTTAATGCCTCTATCCTTCATGATGGGTGTTTCCTGGGAGGACAGTTACATTGTTGCTGAACTGATCGGCAAAAAGACATTTATCAATGAATTAGTTGCCTATCTGCAGTTGTCAGAGTTAATTAACAGAAGGAAAGCAGGAGGGCCAGAATATGTGGACAACGTAAAGCAGTATATTTCT GTCCACTCTGAAGCAATTGCAACTTACGCTTTGTGTGGATTTTCCAACATTGCTTCGCTGGGGATAACAATTGGATCGCTGT CGTCCTTGGCTCCAGATAGACGGAATGACATCGCCAGTTGTGCCTTCAGAGCTCTGATTGCAGGCAGTGTCTCCAGTTTCATGACAGCTTGTATTGCAG GTATGTTGTACATCCCTGATCTTCCGTGCCCACATTTCCTGAGCACAGAGTTCATCAATACCAATGTGACCAGCAGCTCACAACTGGTCACCTGCTGCTTACAACTATAtaacag TGTGACGGTGTATGAGCCGTGGAACGTGACGATCGGAGGAGGATTCAATCAGAGCAGCCTGCAACGCTGCTGCACTCTCATACACCCCACACCCTTCAACTGCAGCCTGGTGCTTTGA
- the LOC141769085 gene encoding solute carrier family 28 member 3-like isoform X2, which translates to MELDGIEKKSLKSLKDNKAFESEERDQIYIDVDSSAHVDSAADVADDDHKMTDEHKCLPKKILAFQGYLAERKDQIRLIIYLVLAAGFVAIVIAACVLNFHRAVGLLVIALVTVFFLFWDWLMERYGDWVWEELSPIRDLLSRNWFWIRCIMYVLLLVAVVCWLALDTAQRGTRQLVSFFGLLLLIFLMMLFSKHPFRWCWQTLLCGIGLQFLFGVLILRTTSGVRGFAWVGKQVETFLSYTDVGSKFVFGPNYKDHFFVFKVMPILIFLSSVISVLFHIGFMSWLVGKIGFLMRVAMGTSPAESMAAAGNIFLGLTESALLIRPYIRDLTLSEMHAVMTGGFASIAGSVLGAFISFGVDATHLLTATVMSAPGSLVVAKMFWPETETPSVTDSHIRKINHGDSKNLFDALSKGASCAVGLVASIVANILSFLAVLAFIDAVLSWLGGMLDCPQLSFSLICSYVLMPLSFMMGVSWEDSYIVAELIGKKTFINELVAYLQLSELINRRKAGGPEYVDNVKQYISVHSEAIATYALCGFSNIASLGITIGSLSSLAPDRRNDIASCAFRALIAGSVSSFMTACIAGMLYIPDLPCPHFLSTEFINTNVTSSSQLVTCCLQLYNSAEEIYTTMGGRIKVDRWSGCKKH; encoded by the exons ATGGAGCTAGATGGAATAGAGAAGAAGAGTCTAAAAAGCTTGAAAGACAACAAGGCTTTTGAGTCAGAG gagCGGGATCAGATATACATTGATGTGGACAGTTCTGCTCATGTGGACAGTGCTGCCGATGTTGCAGACGATGATCACAAAATGACAGACGAACATAAATG CTTGCCaaagaagatactggcattccAGGGCTATTTGGCAGAGCGCAAAGACCAGATCCGCCTGATCATATACCTGGTTTTAGCAGCAG GCTTCGTTGCCATAGTGATAGCGGCATGTGTCCTGAACTTCCACCGGGCTGTCGGGCTGCTGGTCATCGCCTTGGTAACCGTATTCTTCCTGTTCTGGGATTGGCTGATGGAACGCTATGGCGACTGGGTGTGGGAGGAGCTCTCTCCTATCAGAGACCTTCTCAGCAGAAACTGGTTTTGGATCAGATG caTAATGTACGTGTTGCTGCTGGTGGCCGTGGTGTGCTGGCTGGCACTGGACACAGCCCAGCGAGGGACCAGACAGCTTGTGTCTTTCTTTGGTCTGCTGCTCCTCATCTTCTTAATGATGCTGTTCTCCAAACACCCATTCAGG TGGTGTTGGCAAACTTTGCTGTGCGGGATCGGGCTACAGTTTCTCTTTGGTGTGCTGATCCTCAGGACCACATCTGGCGTACGTGGATTTGCATGGGTTGGAAAACAAGtagag ACGTTTTTGTCATACACAGATGTTGGGTCTAAGTTTGTGTTTGGTCCCAATTATAAAGACCACTTCTTCGTCTTCAAG GTGATGccaatattgatttttttaagctCCGTCATCTCCGTCctcttccacattggcttcatgTCCTGGCTGGTTGGTAAG attggATTCTTAATGCGGGTTGCCATGGGAACATCTCCAGCAGAATCGATGGCTGCAGCTGGAAATATATTCTTGGGACTG acaGAATCAGCTCTCTTGATTCGTCCATACATCAGGGACCTAACTCTCTCTGAGATGCATGCTGTGATGACAGGAGGTTTTGCCAGCATCGCTGGTAGCGTTCTAGGAGCCTTTATCTCCTTTGGG GTTGATGCAACACACTTGTTGACAGCGACAGTGATGTCCGCTCCAGGCTCCCTGGTCGTCGCCAAGATGTTCTGGCCTGAAACAGAGACCCCCAGTGTAACAGACAGTCATATCCGCAAAATCAACCATGG AGACAGTAAGAACTTGTTTGATGCATTATCCAAAGGTGCATCTTGTGCTGTGGGTTTAGTGGCCAGCATAGTTGCCAACATTTTGTCCTTCCTGGCAGTGTTGGCTTTTATCGATGCTGTTCTCTCCTGGCTGGGCGGGATGTTGGACTGTCCGCAGCTCAGCTTCTCG CTCATCTGCTCTTACGTGTTAATGCCTCTATCCTTCATGATGGGTGTTTCCTGGGAGGACAGTTACATTGTTGCTGAACTGATCGGCAAAAAGACATTTATCAATGAATTAGTTGCCTATCTGCAGTTGTCAGAGTTAATTAACAGAAGGAAAGCAGGAGGGCCAGAATATGTGGACAACGTAAAGCAGTATATTTCT GTCCACTCTGAAGCAATTGCAACTTACGCTTTGTGTGGATTTTCCAACATTGCTTCGCTGGGGATAACAATTGGATCGCTGT CGTCCTTGGCTCCAGATAGACGGAATGACATCGCCAGTTGTGCCTTCAGAGCTCTGATTGCAGGCAGTGTCTCCAGTTTCATGACAGCTTGTATTGCAG GTATGTTGTACATCCCTGATCTTCCGTGCCCACATTTCCTGAGCACAGAGTTCATCAATACCAATGTGACCAGCAGCTCACAACTGGTCACCTGCTGCTTACAACTATAtaacag